From the genome of Ilyobacter polytropus DSM 2926, one region includes:
- a CDS encoding Spy/CpxP family protein refolding chaperone, with translation MKKMLIIGILALSATSFANSASVDHSAHNKTEIKSENTKKSGMMNQINNLSAEQQKEYHAIHEKHMSKTKNIMLDIKEINIQIQKEMLNEKSDSKKIARLIDKKSILQADKEKEMLKFKIEVKEKFGIKMMDGMMGKGKKCKMMDKNS, from the coding sequence ATGAAAAAAATGTTAATAATAGGTATCCTTGCACTTTCGGCTACATCTTTTGCCAATTCTGCTTCAGTTGACCACTCAGCTCACAATAAGACAGAAATAAAATCAGAAAATACAAAAAAATCCGGAATGATGAATCAAATTAATAACCTTTCTGCTGAGCAGCAAAAAGAATATCATGCTATTCACGAAAAACATATGTCTAAAACAAAAAACATTATGCTGGATATAAAAGAAATTAATATTCAAATTCAAAAAGAGATGTTAAATGAAAAATCTGATTCTAAAAAAATAGCTCGACTTATAGATAAAAAATCTATACTTCAAGCTGACAAAGAAAAAGAGATGCTAAAGTTTAAAATTGAAGTGAAAGAAAAATTTGGTATAAAAATGATGGATGGTATGATGGGTAAAGGTAAGAAGTGCAAAATGATGGATAAGAATTCTTAG